The Sphaerochaeta globosa str. Buddy region TAAAGGACTGTACCAGAGAGGGTGCTTGTTCCTATACCTTTTTACCAATCTAAAGCTGAAGAAGAATCGTCAATTTTTTGAACAAGTCCAAGGGTGTGGTTATAGGCTCCCAGAAGTGTCATAAGACTGTCAAGCGTGCTTCTGGGCGATCCTGCTTCCAAAGCTGAGATGGTTTTGGGAAGCAATCCTACTTTTTCGGCAACTTGCTTTTGGGTCATTCCTGATTTTTCTCGAACTCCTTTCAAGACTGGTCTCAGTTGTTGTACGAGGTGTATAGTATAGTTCATATACCCTCAAAGGTATTTGTTCTCCGGCAAGATTTCTCCTTGTTTGGATCAATATTTTCCTCATATCCAGTAGGAGGCAGCAACAGCTACTGGAGAGCTATGGCTACCGTGTTGAT contains the following coding sequences:
- a CDS encoding helix-turn-helix domain-containing protein encodes the protein MNYTIHLVQQLRPVLKGVREKSGMTQKQVAEKVGLLPKTISALEAGSPRSTLDSLMTLLGAYNHTLGLVQKIDDSSSALDW